The nucleotide window GCCGTCGACGAATATAGCGGCCAGCCACGGCCACAGGTAGGTATAATTTCCGGTTCTCGGATCGACGATCAGATGCGAGTCGGCGCTGCTGCTCAAAACCTGTTTGCAACGAATCCGTAACGTTGTACAGGTCTCGTCTTCTTCGCTCGCCGCGACGTACTCCGGCAAAGATTCGTAACTTGTAATGTTATCCCACCTTTGCCAGAATCTCGTTTTCAGCACCGTCTTGTTCGCAACGACTTTATCTATTGACTGCAGATTTCTGCACGagacacaaatatttttttcattactttataattaatttaattaatttttctacattttgaataaatgtattaccataatataatagttagaAAATTGCtcgtacattaataaaaaaaaaaaaatattaaatttattgaaatctaAAACATCTTGGGAAACGTACACGAATCCAAGATATTCGCATAAGTTTCGTCCGATTACCGACGTTACGGTATTATTATTCACTATCTCTGCTTCAAGACACTGTACATGCCACGTTCCGTTATAGTATCTACTGAGTAAACCTTCCATGTTTAAAACTGACTGAGCATCGCTGTCTACATTTACATATTCTCCGTCAGTTAATGTAACTGGAAAGGAAATGGCAATTGAtgttacttaatatttttatacgcatatcaattattgtaatttgaaTCATGTACTTACGACAGTCGAGTTCATCCTCGATTAGAGGGCAATCAAAAGTGCCGTCGCACCTACTTTTTCTCGGGATGCACCCTTCGCTCCTGCTGCAGTGAAACTCGTCGTCTTCGCATATATCTGAAACGAGATTAATCGTTCGTCAAATAGATGAAAGATAGGGGGTCACGTTTGATCTTAATAccgcaatatttttcatccGTTTCATCGTCGCAATCCAGATGTCCGTCGCAAATCGCTGTTGGTTGCAGATTTGACAGGTAATCTCGACACGTGCAGTCCTTCTCATCGGTGCCGTCCTCGCAATCCAAGTGTCTATCGCATCTCTTATCGATTGTTATAGTTTGAATCAAcctaaaaaaaagagagggcATTGATTTTCTCATAAAAAGCTTCAATTTggattattgataattataataagacaaatattacatttccCACAACTTGCCTTTTACACGTGAACGTTAATCTAACACTTGTTGTTTTAGGCGTAATTACATAAACATTCGATGTACTAGAATCTTCATCAATATCAGTCTGCGTTTCGTAGAAGAAATGGTGAGAAGTAAAGATGGGAATGGCTTCCGTGCTCATTTCTGTGATACAAAGAATTTGCACGAagcatgtaataaatatatatacatgcaaaaTTCGtatgtatcaattttattgtcttattaaaaatcagaaaCTTATGacttctaatataaaattataaaaaaattaatttataacttacgatcttttatattattgtcgGATGTCCCATCTGCTTTTGATTTCATAATCTCATTATTGGAATCCTTATCATTACTCAATAGAGGAGACGATACCTCAAAGGGATAACATTGAATCTCATCTTCTCCGTTCAAACAATCTATAATTTGATTACAacgtttttttatcgataaacaTTTTCCGTCATCACAGCTAAATGTTGGACAATTGGCCAAaggtcttttatttttgtaaaagggCTTTGTAAAATCATCTgcaaaataatgtatacatattttaaaataaaaataaaaaaagaaagcgcAATATTTTCTGCGCGCAATGTCTacgtttaatttcttttcaaataattataatattataatatatgtcaaaattatatcatgtgaaaatatttcacgtccgtttaattatataaaaaattttcaaatacttACTTAAGTTATTAGACGTTGCCTGAATCCAGTCCAAGAAATAACTTATTTTCATGTAAACACCGGGCTCGTTTGGACGTGCGCATCCTTCACCATGGCTGACTAGGCCAGCCACGTACCATTGTGAATCTCGATTtctatgaaagaaatatttttatagaaaagattTTTGATGTATTGCTTTTCAGTTATTACCTGCACATCAAAGGACCGCCACTGTCACCCTGACAGGTGTCTTGGCCACCTTCAGGATATCCTGCGCAGATCGTAGAGTTGTTCTGATCGGGCAAATGTTTGCACTCTGGCAAGATCGGTACTTCAACTTCTCGCAAATAATCCgctaaaatcaaattttgttttcaaataaacagaaggacaatatttttgaatatctaaatcttacaaaatataagataaatattaacatcttgaaatatatcaaattattaagtgaaataaattaataactgaaTTAAATTAGTAAGTGCAACTTTGCGTTTcactttgtaaattattcttcaatttttccataatttttgaTAGTTTAAgcaagtaatttataaactgcTTCAAGAGAAATTGAAAGGATTTCACGCAAGTTTTATTTTGTCCtgtaaaactttttatgttacttttcatcagattaaaaaaaatttttatttctataacttgtttttaaaaataaaattaaataactttatacaCACAATTGgtaaaatgtttcaatattatacgcacatttattattaaaaagatacgCTTAACTTATTGAATTGTGGACAAAATTAACTTACAATTTAGtccattttcttttaaagctCCCCATCCAAGAGCAACGCACATAGATAATGGTGATGGTTCCATTTTCCATTCAGGGTTTATGTTTGGTGATGGTAAGCAAACTTGGCGGACCCATCGGTTGAAAAGGAATGGTTTGTCCAGCATGACAAGCGCTATGTCGTTCTGCATATTTTTACTCTCATAATCAGGATGAAGAATCACGAATCTCGCCTTCCTCAACTGAGTCATCGGTGAAAATGAAAAGCGTCTAAGCATGCCAGCTTGTATTTCGTAATAATGTTTCTCATATCTGAAGTTTATAGAGAAATTTCCGGTAAAAGAAGATCTATATTTAAGAAATCGTTTCGGTCAATTTTATGACCttgaagatattattaataagataagaaATTGTTGAGTTGATGTGTTCTTCCTTTGGTTAGTAGGCCAAGAAGTGACACATAGGTTGACtcgtcaaattaatataaaaataataggttGGAAACctgtattgaaataattaaaaattaattcacaaTTGCACtagttaatgaaaaaaatttttagaagagacaatgtgttaaattgtaacttacataattgtttaaaaatttcttaactaCAAAGATGTTTAACGATGACTGATCTTATGattcatgtttaattttaaccgTTTGACTAAATAATAGTGTTTAACTTTTCCTAAACTTTTACATAACTTTAATGATAAGTTAATGTACAGTTATATGGCTTAAAAAACCCGTGTTTTTTTCTCATCTGCTTTTGTACttttgcgctgaagaaggtCATAAAATTGACCGAAACATACGTTAGGATGATAGATTAAATTGttacttattattagaataaaatttttgcgcaCTAATTACAGCGTACTAATTTTGCTCTTACTCGCCATTTTTccaacttaattttatatcttataaagagcttatatgttttatttaatttattaattacaccggctgaaaatatttctttgaaaacatttttttacccTTCCATGCAGTGAGTCACGGTGAGTACGTGAATTTCATTGAGAATAACACCTCCGCAGTGAAAATTGCCGTCCTTGTAAATGGCAACCAGGAATGGCCAGGCTCTAGGGTGACTCGCTCGACCGCCGACTACTCGCGATTGCGATCCGACAAGAGTGTCGTTTTGATCTAGCTGTTCCTTCTCCAACGCCGAATGTTTCCCGTCCAACAACCCCAGCGTTTGctgataattcttatttaacatatacGAGACGAATTTTTCCTTTGTCTGCTTCTTGTATGCATAATCGTTTCTTGTTGTGTCGACAGAATGGTAGGAATCTTGATGTGGAATGGTTTTTGTGCCACACGGTAATGGCGGACACTTCACGAATATTGCTGTTCCCGAACACGATGTCAATTTTATCTGACCGTCGATTTCTTTTACGTAAGGATCTTGAAAGAGATTTTCAGGCACGCTTACGAGTTGTACATCCGGCATTGctctgtaaaaatataatttaacgattGTCAACTAAAAGGTTTAAATCAAAGATTATCgtcagtatatttttttcattctcaaATCATATAATATGTCTAGTGTACATAtgctatataaaaatgcacatACGATAATGGTTGACCAATTTCCGAAAAGCAAGCATCAATTGCCCAAGGCGATGTGATGGAACAAACGGGGTACCATTGTCCTTGTACATTCTTATGCAAATATCCTTGGGTATAACCAACGGTAGATAtctaaaagtaaaatacaataccgttgcataatatataagtaataatacaaAAGCAAATAATGTGCCAAAGCATAAACAATGAACGAAATTGGAGAAATTTGAGAGAGATCAATCATATtgtatactaaaataattcaCGAGAATAAACACATTTTATCCGTACATCTTTTGGACTTATGTACGATTCCGAAATTATAGTGCAGTCCAGCTCGTCTTTTCCGTTAGAACATTGTTTAATACCGTCGCAACGTTGGGAAAGTGGCACACAATTATGCCGCAGCGACTCCGAATCGTAATTACAACTGAAAGAGTCTGCCGGGCATTCTGAAAATTAAaccattttaaaatagatatatatatatatataatatttaacttagactttagttatcttttttaatcgatGTAACACTTTGCTGTTATAAGCGtatgttataaatgtttaaaatttaaataatctgtAATTTGCGcgacaaaattcaaaatagaatctttataatttgatatgtcATGTAAAACAGAGAACATTAAAGAAATACGTACACATACAAAATatgcatgcatatatatggTATTAAGAATATGCggcacataaaattataataagaatattttttaaatttttgatgcaAATTTATAGATCGTATAAagcaaagtttataataatatggtAAATATTGCATTTCGCATGAAGCGCTTATATATTCGTTGGAGGAAAGTTTCGTGGGTAAAGTAGCTTATATAAATGTAGCTAGTATTTAGCGTCATCTGGTGAACATCCATAgcaatattaagaaaaaaatattacacaatttacaattcttttattattattttaacaatgatCTTATTAAAcgcatattattttgttaaataataaattattaattttaattttaatgaaaagtcAATAAGACAAAAGATATGGTTACTCAGTTGATCGTTTAGATTTCTGCTATATCAAATACGTTGTTAAAAAGCTTCTGTagcgttataaaatattttaattgtgtgtgaataaataaatattttaaataaattatttgtaaaataatgtaaatatataaaaaaaagattcaataaaatatctgtaatTTACCGAAACAACCGAGCTCGTCCTCTCCGTGTGGACAATCAAAATAACCATCACAAATTTGATATTGTAATATCCGATCCTTGCAGGAGCAGCCTCTCTCATCGCTAACATCAAAGCAATTAGCACGACCATCGCACCTATTAATCTCCGGAATGCAAAATTGATTATcgcattgataataattttgaggACACTTGTACGctgaaacaattattatatggtTAAAAAcagcattttaatttgtttttattttcttagaaaatttcaattaaatttaaacctAAAATTTCCAAACAATAAACAAAGATTgttaaagatacaaaaaaagaagaaataagtCAGGCATTTTGAAAAAACCGTCACGAAAAATCTACAACATTTCGCTTACCTGAATAATCCTGTAATATAACAGTCCCGTCCCTTTGAGAAAATTTTCCCGACGGAGAATCCTTTACTTTGTCAACGGAAGAGCGACCGGATTGCAATGTGTCAGACATCGATGAAAAGTGAAGAATCGGTAATGACATATAGCCGCAAAAATACGGTGTCATCGGTTGCTGATTGATCGGCGATAAGTTTGACGCGGTGGATCCCGTAAGATTGGTACCTTGTTCTGTCAGCTGAGTTTGTGGCAGGTTGTTGGCATAACCGAATCTTGGCACAAATTGCATCGTATTCGCCTGCAGTTGCACGTAATTCGATAACGGAGGACCTTGATAAAGTAGTTTTTGGAATGGAAACTCATTTTGCGCGATGGAACGATTGGACGAATCTGGAGGAAAGGACGCCGAAGATGGCACATTAGAAGACGGGTTAATTGAATAATCAGCAAAGATGCAGACGGGATGTAGCATTGTAGGTAACATCTGCGACTGCTCGAAGGATTTCGTGCTCTCAGAAGTTACTTGGATGGGCTCGCTATTGTCCTTCGTTTCAATACGATCGTTCGATGTGAATTCATTGTAATCACTGTAACCTTCCGTTGATCCTGAAACTgttatgtatatcttttaagAATTGCAGCTACTgcgttttgaaaaaattatttctataattaataaagagtGACAGCAActtcaaaattatgaaaaaaattagcatttttattttggaattatataagtaaaaaaagttaaacttAAACATTTCAATGCTCAAAGTTTGTTTAACTTTTATTCTCAATGAAtaactttaaatgaatttaaagtCACCACAaacttcttatattataaatgaattccCGAAACTTTATTCTGTTCGTAAACTTTATGAGATTATCcgtaataaatttctactacatgtccctctctctctctctctttctcttccgcctacattgtaaattattttcaatagatTTTAAAGAGAATATCTCGTATGGATAATAGAACGCAAAGAAAATCGGCTAGAAAAACAAAAAGGtctttaatttagaaaagcAAGTTGGCAAAGCACCAAAACAAGTTTGATGTTGTCGCATTTGCTTGCATCTAGAcctttaattatttcactATTATTCTTTCATTCAGCAACGTACCGTTGATCGTTACAGCTGATTGATTTTCCGGATATCCTTTAAATGAAGGTTTCACTATGCTGTCATCATGGCTGTCGATTCCGGTC belongs to Anoplolepis gracilipes chromosome 4, ASM4749672v1, whole genome shotgun sequence and includes:
- the Ndl gene encoding serine protease ndl — protein: MRFAKESNEMHGNRDQFSPKHEVVDVPLHSSCCAVLIDSKNIDETRNKSNCKTKSCKGNCLKSCGKKCIVITIICSIALAIILLRLALLVIFINNTSDQLKSKPIVYFRDEDEDGRSDTFMIETKTEMVMDGDIFSSFDDLTNLINEKTRAAENDAFSMINGGDTRFKREISRARRECEMSAKRCGTLLQTMEDYLKTMKNNNVQNNGYPVSVPDILKCLKCKSTIANKFNEDSTPRSQDEYYPHDYVEQNRTSDSANIAIKLLDNEEAKPIKINRTEAAKIQVAMTDSLINDISQDSINQSSKPITISADSTNYNHSEQVDKNTVDINSSSTTNIDDEQPNNNLITIDSYIKDQLNESSFSAVSNADQQIKSKGTTSKLQFDTTESSSTMQYIVTKDDTISIDYSVETTETNTWYPINVIKQITIVENVTNMPIGHDVTGIDSHDDSIVKPSFKGYPENQSAVTINVSGSTEGYSDYNEFTSNDRIETKDNSEPIQVTSESTKSFEQSQMLPTMLHPVCIFADYSINPSSNVPSSASFPPDSSNRSIAQNEFPFQKLLYQGPPLSNYVQLQANTMQFVPRFGYANNLPQTQLTEQGTNLTGSTASNLSPINQQPMTPYFCGYMSLPILHFSSMSDTLQSGRSSVDKVKDSPSGKFSQRDGTVILQDYSAYKCPQNYYQCDNQFCIPEINRCDGRANCFDVSDERGCSCKDRILQYQICDGYFDCPHGEDELGCFECPADSFSCNYDSESLRHNCVPLSQRCDGIKQCSNGKDELDCTIISESYISPKDISTVGYTQGYLHKNVQGQWYPVCSITSPWAIDACFSEIGQPLSAMPDVQLVSVPENLFQDPYVKEIDGQIKLTSCSGTAIFVKCPPLPCGTKTIPHQDSYHSVDTTRNDYAYKKQTKEKFVSYMLNKNYQQTLGLLDGKHSALEKEQLDQNDTLVGSQSRVVGGRASHPRAWPFLVAIYKDGNFHCGGVILNEIHVLTVTHCMEGYEKHYYEIQAGMLRRFSFSPMTQLRKARFVILHPDYESKNMQNDIALVMLDKPFLFNRWVRQVCLPSPNINPEWKMEPSPLSMCVALGWGALKENGLNSDYLREVEVPILPECKHLPDQNNSTICAGYPEGGQDTCQGDSGGPLMCRNRDSQWYVAGLVSHGEGCARPNEPGVYMKISYFLDWIQATSNNLNDFTKPFYKNKRPLANCPTFSCDDGKCLSIKKRCNQIIDCLNGEDEIQCYPFEVSSPLLSNDKDSNNEIMKSKADGTSDNNIKDQMSTEAIPIFTSHHFFYETQTDIDEDSSTSNVYVITPKTTSVRLTFTCKRLIQTITIDKRCDRHLDCEDGTDEKDCTCRDYLSNLQPTAICDGHLDCDDETDEKYCDICEDDEFHCSRSEGCIPRKSRCDGTFDCPLIEDELDCLTLTDGEYVNVDSDAQSVLNMEGLLSRYYNGTWHVQCLEAEIVNNNTVTSVIGRNLCEYLGFVNLQSIDKVVANKTVLKTRFWQRWDNITSYESLPEYVAASEEDETCTTLRIRCKQVLSSSADSHLIVDPRTGNYTYLWPWLAAIFVDGRYQCSALLLELDWLLSSSSCTKDIKLSLNYTTALLGQSRSYLYVNGPYQQISVVDEIRNVKTSEVSLLHLKTAVNLTRYVRPLFLENKIYPPAKNDLCIAVGTDKEHVTQSIFLQPVLQNCDNCYRCFVEASGFKCPVNETSSDWSGTVFCRNEKGWYPAAVFHEKDDFCSFRSMRNLTSIDYIHAFLMHALETEPKPTPEPTCNGVRCNIGQCVPWSQICDGISDCRDGLDEKDEICIHEMQQSRGSGSYKSKKCAKSELQCKNGECVSKSAFCDAKVDCSDGTDEPITCSCADYLSLTIPERLCDGVRHCLDKTDESPEMCECTQTSFKCNAESDNVTCISQDFVCDGDKDCPNGEDEMECRKIKGSTDNRPGTGEVIQRSYGVWHSQCFSSPVTSQEEAKSICQKIGYSDGNIDFENRTLSEPVIPSRDDFYMIRLNSDTWMTMRDDKPLITLIRPKESCYRLFVTCN